A DNA window from Thermomicrobiales bacterium contains the following coding sequences:
- a CDS encoding lmo0937 family membrane protein: protein MLWAVILILVILWLLGFIGSIGGGLIHLLLVIALIVLIFQLVTGRRAV from the coding sequence ATGTTGTGGGCTGTGATTCTGATTCTGGTTATTCTCTGGCTTCTGGGATTCATTGGGAGCATCGGTGGTGGACTGATCCACCTGCTGCTCGTCATTGCGCTGATTGTGCTGATCTTCCAGCTCGTGACCGGCCGCCGCGCCGTCTAG